One Bradyrhizobium zhanjiangense DNA segment encodes these proteins:
- a CDS encoding N-carbamoyl-D-amino-acid hydrolase — protein sequence MRMINVAAAQMGPIQRAEGRDVVVRRMLALMDEAKAKGADLIVYPELALTTFFPRWYMENRADADGWFEREMPNDAVRPLFDRAARHEIAMSFGYAELTPDGHHFNTAILTDRTGNIVGKYRKIHLPGHAEFDPERTHQHLEKRYFEPGDLGFPVWRNLGGIMGMAVCNDRRWPETYRVMGLQGVEMVLIGYNTPSVNAQKGDEGPEKRLFHNRLSAQAGAYQNSCWVIAVAKAGDEDGHRLIGGSIIVNPDGEIVTEAKTEDDELLVHPCDLDATAFGKETIFNFAAHRRTEHYGLIASRTGAIPPT from the coding sequence ATGCGCATGATCAACGTTGCCGCGGCCCAGATGGGCCCGATCCAGCGCGCGGAGGGGCGCGATGTCGTGGTCAGGCGCATGCTCGCGCTGATGGATGAGGCCAAGGCGAAAGGCGCGGACCTGATCGTCTATCCCGAGCTCGCGCTGACCACTTTCTTCCCGCGCTGGTACATGGAGAATCGCGCCGACGCCGATGGCTGGTTCGAGCGCGAGATGCCCAATGACGCCGTGCGGCCGCTGTTCGATCGCGCGGCCCGCCACGAGATAGCGATGAGCTTTGGCTATGCCGAACTGACGCCGGACGGCCATCATTTCAACACCGCGATCCTCACCGACCGCACCGGCAATATCGTTGGCAAATACCGCAAGATCCATTTGCCCGGCCATGCCGAGTTTGATCCGGAACGTACGCACCAACATTTGGAGAAACGCTATTTCGAGCCGGGCGATCTCGGCTTTCCGGTCTGGCGCAATCTCGGCGGCATCATGGGCATGGCCGTCTGCAACGACCGCCGTTGGCCGGAAACCTATCGCGTGATGGGCCTGCAGGGCGTCGAGATGGTGCTGATCGGCTACAACACGCCGTCGGTCAACGCGCAGAAGGGTGACGAAGGGCCGGAGAAGCGGCTGTTCCACAACCGCCTCTCGGCGCAGGCCGGTGCCTACCAGAATTCCTGCTGGGTGATTGCGGTCGCCAAGGCCGGTGACGAGGACGGCCATCGCTTGATCGGCGGCAGCATCATCGTCAATCCGGACGGCGAGATTGTCACCGAGGCCAAGACGGAGGATGACGAGCTGCTGGTGCATCCCTGCGATCTCGACGCCACCGCGTTCGGCAAAGAGACGATCTTCAATTTCGCCGCCCATCGTCGCACCGAGCATTATGGCCTGATCGCCAGCCGTACCGGCGCGATCCCGCCGACGTGA
- a CDS encoding aspartate/glutamate racemase family protein, translated as MPRPRIMVINPNSNRVVTAGLADALKPLSFADGPEIVCETLAEGPYGIESQADAESVVMPLRRAVAGDNESAAFVIACYSDPGLHVCREATTRPVLGIAECGVLTALARAETFGVIAIAQRSIRRHMRYLRQMGLMDRLAGERPLDMSVAETASGEGTLAKMITVGRALREEDGAGAIVMGCAGMARHRKPLEDALGIPVIDPTQAAVTMALGAVQFGAS; from the coding sequence ATGCCCCGACCGCGCATCATGGTCATCAATCCGAACTCCAACCGCGTGGTCACCGCCGGCCTTGCCGATGCGTTGAAGCCGCTGTCCTTTGCCGACGGTCCAGAGATCGTGTGCGAGACCTTGGCCGAAGGACCCTACGGCATCGAAAGCCAGGCCGATGCCGAAAGCGTGGTGATGCCGCTGCGGCGCGCCGTCGCCGGCGACAACGAGTCGGCAGCCTTCGTGATCGCCTGCTACAGCGATCCCGGCCTGCATGTTTGCCGCGAGGCGACCACGCGGCCGGTGCTGGGCATTGCCGAATGCGGCGTGCTGACCGCACTGGCCCGCGCCGAGACTTTTGGCGTGATTGCGATCGCGCAGCGCTCGATCCGCCGGCACATGCGCTATCTGCGCCAGATGGGCCTGATGGATCGGCTGGCCGGCGAGCGTCCGCTCGACATGAGCGTTGCGGAAACCGCATCGGGCGAAGGCACGCTCGCGAAGATGATCACGGTCGGCCGCGCCCTGAGAGAAGAAGATGGTGCTGGCGCCATCGTGATGGGCTGCGCGGGCATGGCGCGCCATCGCAAGCCGCTCGAGGACGCACTCGGCATTCCGGTGATCGATCCGACCCAGGCCGCCGTCACCATGGCGCTCGGCGCCGTGCAATTCGGCGCGTCGTGA
- a CDS encoding ABC transporter substrate-binding protein codes for MQFSRRSLLRAAAVAPALSFPGIVRAQSQTTLRFIPVIDLAFVDPIYSTAQVSRNHGFMVYDTLYGINSALEVSPQMVSGHVVSNDGKQWDLTLRDGLFWHDGERVLARDCVASIRRWASRDGFGGELMAATEELSAPDDRTIRFRLRRPFPLLPQALGKAAVHAAFMMPERFASQDPLKPITEVIGSGPFRFIADERVPGVRNAYARFERYQPRQDGKPDWTAGPKVVHYDRVVWTTTPDPGTAVAALQTGEQDWQETTPHDLLPVLKQSDEVETRVLDPRGYACMLRVNHLQPPFDDPAIRRALLGAIDQADFMTAVAGGDPAYQLSPIGYFAPGTPMANDVGLSVFRGPRDMAKVKADLAAAGYEGGKVVLLSPSNSAAQKPLGQIAADMLRRAGMNVDHQALDFAVVLQRQLKKDPIDKGGWSAAVGNWQGIDWLNPAGNTNLRGEGKVAGWYSSERMSGLRGQWLAASSLEEQQRICREIQALAFEEIPYFPIGLYKQPTTYRKSITGILDGTAVFWNVRPS; via the coding sequence ATGCAGTTCTCTCGCCGGTCCCTGTTACGCGCTGCGGCGGTGGCGCCCGCGCTGTCGTTTCCGGGTATCGTGCGCGCGCAATCGCAGACCACGCTGCGCTTCATCCCCGTGATCGATCTGGCGTTCGTGGACCCGATTTATTCCACCGCACAGGTGTCGCGCAACCATGGCTTCATGGTCTACGACACGCTCTATGGCATCAACTCGGCGCTGGAAGTCTCGCCGCAGATGGTCTCGGGCCACGTCGTCTCCAATGACGGCAAGCAATGGGACCTGACGCTGCGCGACGGGCTGTTCTGGCATGACGGCGAGCGGGTGCTGGCGCGGGACTGCGTTGCCAGTATCCGCCGCTGGGCCTCGCGCGACGGGTTCGGCGGCGAATTGATGGCGGCAACCGAAGAGCTGTCCGCGCCGGATGACCGTACCATCCGCTTTCGCTTGCGGCGGCCGTTCCCGCTGCTGCCGCAGGCGCTCGGCAAGGCCGCGGTGCATGCCGCATTCATGATGCCCGAGCGGTTTGCGAGCCAGGATCCACTCAAGCCGATCACCGAAGTGATCGGCAGCGGGCCGTTCCGCTTCATCGCGGATGAGCGCGTGCCGGGCGTACGCAACGCCTATGCCCGGTTCGAGCGCTATCAACCTCGCCAGGACGGCAAGCCGGATTGGACCGCCGGTCCCAAGGTCGTGCACTATGACCGCGTTGTGTGGACCACGACGCCGGACCCGGGGACCGCCGTGGCGGCCCTCCAGACTGGCGAGCAGGATTGGCAGGAAACCACACCACACGATTTGCTACCCGTGCTGAAGCAGTCCGATGAGGTCGAAACGCGTGTGCTCGATCCCCGCGGCTATGCGTGCATGCTCCGCGTCAATCACCTGCAGCCGCCGTTCGACGATCCGGCGATCCGCCGTGCGCTGCTCGGCGCGATCGATCAGGCCGACTTCATGACCGCGGTCGCGGGCGGAGATCCGGCGTATCAGCTCTCGCCGATCGGCTATTTCGCACCGGGAACGCCGATGGCCAATGACGTCGGGCTCAGCGTCTTCCGCGGCCCGCGCGATATGGCTAAGGTGAAGGCCGATCTGGCGGCGGCCGGCTACGAAGGCGGGAAGGTCGTGCTGCTGTCGCCGAGCAATTCGGCCGCGCAAAAGCCGCTTGGCCAGATCGCCGCCGACATGCTGCGGAGGGCCGGGATGAACGTCGACCATCAGGCGCTCGACTTCGCGGTCGTGCTGCAGCGCCAGCTCAAGAAGGATCCAATCGACAAGGGCGGTTGGAGCGCTGCCGTCGGCAATTGGCAAGGCATCGACTGGCTCAACCCGGCCGGTAACACCAATCTGCGCGGCGAAGGCAAAGTCGCCGGATGGTACAGCAGCGAGAGGATGAGCGGCCTGCGCGGCCAGTGGCTCGCGGCTTCCTCGCTCGAAGAGCAACAGCGGATATGCCGCGAGATCCAGGCGCTGGCGTTTGAAGAGATCCCGTATTTTCCGATCGGCCTGTACAAGCAACCGACTACCTACCGCAAGAGTATCACCGGCATTCTCGACGGCACCGCGGTCTTCTGGAATGTGCGTCCATCATGA
- a CDS encoding amidohydrolase family protein, with protein sequence MSSIAIFGSYVLSRRDDTQDVLRDHWVLIEGKKVAAITKDRPSAAEVHDRPGRFILPGLMNLHNHCFSEAVARSNTEDGNGRRNNQSIVYTVLLPLTKRGADLLSAEERLAVARLGILQLLKGGATTVMEPFRNTIPEMFDAAEEMGIRFYGAPYLFSTSDAKAGSDGVVRYAGDDGAVDLATWNVLYQRWNGCGDGRIGLAMSPHATDTCGPDLLRACAARARELGVPITTHLAQSRAEVETIGKRYDGRTPAEYLDWLGLLAPDLLAAHCIASSDSDLKLMAVRGAAVLNCPRVFARSGVTAAFGRFAEYGVRTVVGTDGYNMDLLGELNAASMISKLALQRAEVASAPDLIEAVTATAAALVKRPDLGTIAPGATADLTVIDMTHPHLQPLFDPRRALIALGNRANVDQVIVDGRLLIDAGRYVHGDEAAITTAGAAAIGKIWDLPEAQAAFNG encoded by the coding sequence ATGAGCAGCATCGCGATCTTCGGCAGCTACGTGTTATCCCGCCGCGACGATACGCAGGATGTGCTTCGCGATCATTGGGTGCTGATCGAAGGCAAGAAGGTCGCGGCTATCACCAAGGACAGGCCGTCCGCCGCCGAGGTACATGATCGTCCCGGCCGCTTCATCCTGCCCGGCCTGATGAACTTGCACAATCATTGTTTCAGCGAGGCGGTGGCGCGCAGCAACACCGAGGATGGCAACGGCCGGCGCAACAATCAGAGCATCGTCTACACGGTGCTGTTGCCGCTGACCAAACGCGGCGCCGATCTGCTCTCGGCCGAGGAACGCCTTGCGGTCGCGCGGCTCGGCATCTTGCAGTTACTCAAGGGCGGGGCGACCACGGTGATGGAGCCGTTCCGCAACACAATTCCCGAGATGTTCGACGCCGCCGAGGAGATGGGAATCCGATTCTATGGCGCGCCATATCTGTTCTCGACCTCGGACGCCAAGGCCGGCTCGGACGGTGTGGTCAGATACGCCGGTGACGACGGCGCGGTCGACCTCGCCACCTGGAACGTGCTCTATCAGCGCTGGAACGGGTGTGGTGACGGACGGATTGGTCTCGCGATGAGCCCGCATGCGACCGACACCTGCGGACCTGATCTGCTTCGTGCTTGCGCGGCACGGGCCCGCGAGCTCGGCGTTCCCATCACCACCCATCTGGCGCAGAGCCGTGCCGAGGTGGAAACGATTGGCAAGCGTTATGACGGCCGCACGCCGGCCGAATATCTCGATTGGCTGGGCCTGCTGGCTCCTGATCTTCTCGCAGCGCATTGCATCGCAAGCTCCGACAGCGATCTGAAGCTGATGGCGGTGCGGGGCGCTGCGGTGTTGAATTGCCCGCGGGTGTTTGCCCGATCCGGCGTCACGGCGGCGTTCGGCCGGTTTGCCGAATATGGCGTGCGCACCGTGGTCGGCACCGACGGCTACAACATGGACCTGCTTGGCGAGCTCAATGCGGCCTCGATGATCTCCAAGCTTGCGCTGCAGCGGGCCGAGGTCGCGAGCGCGCCCGACCTGATCGAAGCGGTGACTGCGACCGCGGCTGCGCTGGTGAAGCGTCCGGATCTCGGGACAATTGCGCCCGGCGCAACGGCGGATCTGACCGTCATTGACATGACCCATCCGCACCTGCAGCCGCTGTTCGATCCGCGCCGCGCGCTGATCGCGCTCGGCAACCGCGCCAATGTCGATCAGGTCATCGTCGACGGCCGCTTGCTGATCGATGCGGGACGCTATGTTCACGGCGACGAGGCTGCGATCACCACCGCGGGGGCTGCAGCGATCGGCAAGATCTGGGATCTGCCGGAAGCGCAGGCCGCGTTCAATGGCTGA
- the hydA gene encoding dihydropyrimidinase → MTEPAYDLIIRGGRVATTTDVFEADVAIAGEAIVAVGRGLGPAKREIDARGKLVLPGGVDSHCHIEQLSAAGIMNADTFESATTSAAFGGTTSVISFAAQHVGMQLGQVLEDYHALARRGAVIDYAFHMIIADPTKETLERDLPLLIRQGHGSIKIFMTYDRLKIDDEPLLDILVAAREGGAMLCAHAENHGIISWMVKRLLARGYSHPKYHAISHARFSEAEAFNRLIGMAALVDQPIMIFHVSTAEGAQTIRDARGQGLKVFAETCPQYLFLTADDLDKPGAEGAKWMCSPPPRRKDDQEALWKALALGDLQTISSDHAPYRFDETGKLRAGPNPNFKQVANGLPGLEMRLPLLFDAMVSKGRLGLEKFVELTATAPAKIYNLHPRKGSIAVGADADIAIWDPDRRITVTDAMMHDLAGYTPFAGRSLQGWPVTVLSRGRVIVESGKLNASPGSGRFLARSGGEAAKPTGRLVADMSPEQNFGAKLL, encoded by the coding sequence ATGACCGAACCCGCCTATGACCTGATCATCCGCGGTGGGCGCGTCGCCACGACCACCGACGTGTTCGAGGCAGACGTGGCGATCGCAGGCGAGGCCATCGTTGCGGTCGGGCGCGGGCTCGGTCCGGCCAAACGCGAGATCGACGCGCGCGGCAAGCTCGTGCTGCCCGGCGGCGTCGACAGTCATTGTCATATCGAGCAGTTGTCTGCTGCCGGCATCATGAATGCCGACACCTTCGAGAGTGCCACGACGTCGGCGGCCTTCGGCGGCACGACCTCGGTCATCTCCTTTGCCGCTCAGCATGTCGGGATGCAATTGGGGCAGGTGCTGGAGGACTATCACGCGCTGGCGCGCAGAGGCGCGGTGATCGACTACGCGTTTCACATGATCATCGCCGATCCGACCAAGGAAACGCTGGAGCGCGACCTTCCGCTGCTGATCCGTCAGGGCCATGGCTCGATCAAAATCTTCATGACCTATGACCGACTGAAGATCGACGACGAGCCGCTGCTCGACATTCTCGTTGCCGCGCGCGAGGGCGGCGCGATGCTCTGCGCCCACGCCGAGAACCACGGCATCATCTCCTGGATGGTGAAACGGCTGTTGGCGCGCGGCTACTCTCACCCGAAATATCACGCTATCAGCCATGCGCGCTTTTCGGAGGCCGAGGCGTTCAACCGCCTGATCGGCATGGCGGCGCTGGTCGACCAGCCGATCATGATCTTCCATGTCTCGACCGCCGAGGGCGCGCAGACGATCCGCGATGCCCGCGGGCAGGGGTTGAAAGTATTTGCCGAGACCTGCCCGCAATATCTGTTCCTCACCGCCGACGATCTCGACAAGCCGGGCGCGGAGGGGGCCAAATGGATGTGCAGCCCGCCACCGCGCCGCAAGGACGACCAGGAGGCGCTGTGGAAGGCGTTGGCGCTCGGCGACTTGCAAACCATCTCCTCCGACCATGCGCCGTATCGCTTCGACGAGACCGGCAAGCTGCGCGCCGGGCCGAACCCTAACTTCAAGCAGGTGGCCAACGGCCTGCCGGGCCTCGAGATGCGGCTGCCGCTGCTGTTCGACGCGATGGTTTCCAAGGGGCGGCTCGGCCTGGAGAAATTCGTCGAGCTGACCGCGACCGCGCCGGCCAAGATCTACAATCTGCATCCGCGCAAGGGCTCGATCGCCGTTGGCGCTGACGCCGATATCGCGATCTGGGATCCCGATCGCCGTATTACCGTCACCGACGCGATGATGCATGACCTGGCCGGCTACACGCCGTTCGCCGGCCGTTCGCTGCAGGGCTGGCCGGTGACGGTGCTCTCCCGCGGCCGCGTCATCGTCGAGAGCGGCAAACTGAACGCGTCGCCGGGCTCCGGCCGCTTCCTTGCCCGCAGCGGCGGCGAGGCGGCGAAGCCGACCGGTCGATTGGTCGCGGACATGAGCCCGGAGCAGAATTTTGGCGCCAAGCTATTGTGA
- a CDS encoding ABC transporter substrate-binding protein, producing MIRLIVAGVLGLVLAGPAFAIELPAEIAKRGSIKVAIVPNYPPMEFRDPATNALAGFDIDLGEALGRKLGVKLEWEETSFAQFMPSISSGRVDAILSGFTDYATRHEAATFVDYLRSGPQFFVQKSRAAEFKDMAALCGKKVGASRRTMFPDQITAWSTAHCGSNAIVFVGTEGSADARTQLKQGRIDAAVQGNETLPYIMDQEPGAYAPVGQAIAAQFTGIALPVKEKALQQAFVEALDALIADGTYRSLLAKWKLTDNGVEKATINAGQ from the coding sequence ATGATCAGACTGATTGTCGCAGGCGTGCTTGGATTGGTCCTGGCCGGGCCGGCCTTTGCGATCGAGCTGCCAGCGGAGATTGCGAAGCGCGGCAGCATCAAGGTCGCAATCGTGCCGAACTATCCGCCGATGGAGTTCCGTGATCCCGCCACCAATGCGCTGGCCGGATTCGACATTGATCTCGGTGAGGCGCTCGGCCGCAAGCTCGGCGTCAAGCTGGAGTGGGAAGAGACCAGCTTCGCGCAGTTCATGCCGTCGATCTCGTCCGGGCGGGTGGATGCGATCCTGTCCGGCTTTACCGACTATGCGACGCGGCATGAGGCGGCAACCTTCGTCGATTATCTGCGCAGCGGCCCGCAGTTCTTTGTGCAGAAATCTCGTGCGGCCGAGTTCAAGGACATGGCGGCGCTGTGCGGCAAGAAGGTCGGCGCCAGCCGCCGCACCATGTTTCCGGATCAGATCACGGCGTGGAGCACGGCGCATTGCGGCAGCAACGCGATCGTATTCGTCGGCACGGAGGGCTCCGCCGACGCGCGCACGCAACTGAAGCAGGGGCGGATCGACGCGGCGGTCCAGGGCAATGAGACGCTGCCCTACATCATGGACCAGGAACCCGGCGCCTATGCGCCGGTTGGCCAGGCGATCGCGGCGCAGTTCACCGGGATCGCGTTGCCGGTCAAGGAGAAGGCACTGCAGCAGGCCTTTGTAGAGGCACTCGATGCGTTGATCGCCGACGGCACCTACCGCAGCCTGCTTGCAAAGTGGAAATTGACCGACAACGGCGTGGAGAAGGCGACCATCAATGCTGGACAGTAA
- a CDS encoding flavin reductase family protein: MTSLSFRDLAPRDRYKLLCGVVVPRPIAFVTTMDENSALNAAPFSFFNVFSEDPPLIVLGLQHHPDGRFKDTTRNIHRTGEFVVHMVDEALAKAMNDCAVDFPSGESEVAAVGLMTEASTEVKVPRLAAAPFALECRRQVSLAFGPGRELLVGEVLHLHAREGLVDPARIYVDMATYQPIGRLFGNLYSTQRDVFAMDRESYDDWQARRAREAR, translated from the coding sequence ATGACGAGCCTTTCCTTTCGCGACCTTGCGCCTCGGGACCGCTACAAGCTGCTGTGCGGCGTGGTGGTACCGCGACCGATCGCCTTCGTCACCACGATGGACGAGAACAGCGCGCTGAATGCGGCGCCGTTCAGCTTCTTCAACGTGTTCTCCGAGGACCCGCCGTTGATCGTGCTCGGCCTGCAGCATCATCCTGACGGCCGGTTCAAGGACACCACGCGCAACATTCACCGCACCGGCGAATTCGTCGTGCATATGGTGGACGAGGCGCTGGCGAAAGCGATGAACGACTGTGCGGTGGATTTCCCCTCCGGCGAGAGCGAGGTGGCGGCCGTGGGTCTGATGACGGAGGCCAGTACCGAGGTCAAGGTGCCGCGGCTGGCTGCGGCACCCTTTGCGCTGGAGTGCCGGCGGCAGGTCTCGCTCGCATTTGGTCCAGGCCGCGAGTTGCTGGTCGGCGAGGTCTTGCATCTGCATGCCCGCGAAGGTCTGGTCGATCCGGCGCGGATATATGTCGACATGGCGACCTATCAGCCCATCGGACGGCTGTTCGGCAATCTCTATTCGACCCAGCGCGACGTGTTTGCGATGGACCGCGAGAGCTACGACGATTGGCAGGCGAGGCGGGCGCGTGAAGCACGCTAG
- a CDS encoding polysaccharide deacetylase family protein: MLDSKALQSIPLVPANTADPAPNYPWPKPWTSAMFLSFDVDAESAWTSKDAVHAQRLITMSYGGYEARVGTPKLLELLDQLDLKATFFVTGWSVDAHPAMAESILKAGHEIGHHGYHHLLPDPGDPWIEEELERGFEALKRRLGVKPIGYRAPYGEFTEELRRALVRHGIVYTSSFRDDVRPYRHRLADGKPGTIELPVTASYDDWMHGLSARFSPRSIFPKEHVLSIWKDELDEVRDWGAMVTTVLHPQCSGRPMRLRLLREFLTYARSCPDVWITTGEAIATNFQHHETAGQSR, encoded by the coding sequence ATGCTGGACAGTAAGGCACTCCAGAGCATCCCGCTCGTCCCGGCGAACACCGCGGACCCGGCACCGAACTATCCCTGGCCGAAGCCGTGGACGTCGGCCATGTTCCTGTCGTTCGACGTCGACGCGGAAAGCGCCTGGACCAGTAAGGACGCCGTCCACGCGCAGCGTCTGATCACCATGAGCTATGGCGGCTATGAGGCGCGGGTCGGCACGCCGAAGCTTTTGGAGCTGCTCGACCAGCTCGATCTGAAGGCGACGTTCTTCGTTACGGGATGGTCGGTTGACGCGCATCCCGCAATGGCGGAATCCATCCTCAAGGCGGGCCATGAGATCGGCCATCATGGCTACCACCATCTGCTGCCCGACCCCGGCGATCCCTGGATCGAGGAGGAGCTGGAGCGGGGGTTTGAGGCGCTGAAGCGCCGGCTCGGCGTGAAGCCGATCGGCTATCGCGCACCCTATGGCGAGTTCACTGAGGAGCTGCGCCGGGCGCTGGTCCGGCACGGCATCGTCTACACCTCTTCGTTCCGCGACGACGTCCGCCCCTATCGCCATCGCCTCGCGGACGGCAAGCCCGGCACGATCGAGCTGCCGGTCACCGCGAGCTATGACGACTGGATGCACGGCCTCTCGGCGCGGTTCAGCCCGCGCTCGATCTTTCCCAAGGAGCATGTGCTCTCGATCTGGAAGGACGAGCTTGACGAGGTCCGCGACTGGGGCGCGATGGTGACCACCGTGCTGCATCCGCAATGCAGCGGCCGTCCGATGCGACTCCGTTTGCTCCGCGAGTTCCTGACCTACGCCAGATCCTGCCCGGACGTGTGGATCACGACCGGGGAGGCGATCGCAACAAACTTCCAGCACCACGAAACGGCGGGTCAATCGCGCTGA
- a CDS encoding amino acid ABC transporter ATP-binding protein → MTKPLVAIRSVSKAFGEFQALKDVSLDVWPGEVLCLIGASGSGKTTLLRCINQLTMIDSGGIWLDGELLGVREEGGKLRRLTERQIARQRLKTGMVFQRFNLFPHKTALENITEGPVQVQGRSLDEVRAEAIELLRRVELVTKADSYPSQLSGGQQQRVAIARALAMKPMLMLFDEPTSALDPELVGEVLSVMKELARSGMTMMVVTHELGFAREVADRVVYMDHGAILESGRAADVLGAPREARTQAFLAAVI, encoded by the coding sequence ATGACGAAACCCCTCGTTGCGATCCGCTCCGTCAGCAAGGCCTTTGGAGAGTTCCAGGCTCTCAAGGATGTCTCGCTCGACGTGTGGCCCGGCGAGGTGCTTTGCCTGATCGGTGCGTCGGGCTCGGGCAAGACGACGCTGCTTCGTTGTATCAACCAGCTCACCATGATCGACAGCGGCGGCATCTGGCTAGATGGTGAACTGCTCGGCGTACGCGAAGAGGGTGGCAAGCTGCGCCGCCTGACCGAACGGCAGATCGCGCGCCAGCGGCTGAAAACCGGGATGGTGTTCCAGCGATTCAACCTATTTCCGCACAAGACGGCGCTGGAGAACATCACGGAAGGACCGGTGCAGGTGCAGGGCCGCTCGCTGGATGAGGTCCGCGCCGAGGCGATCGAGCTGCTGCGCCGGGTCGAGCTTGTGACGAAAGCAGACTCCTATCCGTCGCAGCTCTCAGGCGGTCAGCAGCAGCGCGTGGCGATCGCGCGCGCACTGGCGATGAAGCCGATGCTGATGCTGTTCGACGAGCCGACCAGCGCGCTGGATCCCGAGCTCGTGGGCGAGGTGCTGTCGGTCATGAAGGAGCTCGCGCGGAGCGGCATGACCATGATGGTGGTGACACATGAGCTTGGTTTTGCCCGCGAGGTCGCTGATCGCGTCGTCTACATGGACCATGGCGCCATCCTGGAGTCCGGGCGCGCCGCTGATGTTCTCGGGGCACCGCGCGAGGCGCGCACGCAGGCATTTCTGGCGGCAGTGATTTGA